In Scomber japonicus isolate fScoJap1 chromosome 21, fScoJap1.pri, whole genome shotgun sequence, one DNA window encodes the following:
- the LOC128382855 gene encoding uncharacterized protein LOC128382855 encodes MVNSGNLLKCALVAIVIVVLADSGSAAEKLASCCTSVTRQEITEPILGYLVQRRNPPCVQAVIFQTEKGLFCSHLKAPWVRSKIRAFQEAKAKATRPSVVSTTPVSLLSIITSTASPSSPSSSSSSSSSSSSSSFSSSSPSFSSSSPSFSSSFTSQRPVDETKYEE; translated from the exons ACCTGCTGAAGTGTGCGCTGGTCGCCATTGTGATTGTGGTTCTGGCTGATTCTGGATCAGCTG CTGAGAAGCTTGCATCCTGCTGTACGTCAGTCACCAGACAGGAGATAACTGAACCGATCTTGGGATACTTGGTCCAGAGACGTAACCCTCCATGTGTTCAAGCTGTCAT CTTTCAGACAGAAAAGGGTCTATTCTGCAGCCATCTGAAAGCTCCCTGGGTTCGCAGCAAGATTAGGGCATTTCA GGAAGCTAAAGCTAAAGCTACTCGTCCATCTGTGGTCTCCACGACTCCTGTCTCCCTGCTCTCCATCATCACATCCACTGCCTCTCCttcttcaccctcctcctcctcctcctcctcctcctcctcctcctcctcctccttctcctcctcctccccctccttctcctcctcctccccctccttctcctcctccttcacctcccaGAGGCCTGTTGATGAAACCAAGTATGAAGAGTAG